In Deltaproteobacteria bacterium GWC2_55_46, a single window of DNA contains:
- a CDS encoding nicotinamidase — protein sequence MAGKRALLIADLQNDFCPSGALAVSEGDKIVPVVNEYISLFRSAGLPVYLTRDWHPPVTVHFKKYGGVWPPHCVQGTKGAEFHPDLDVTGYNAIITKGDNPDEDSYSAFSGHDDSGRRLLDALRRENVTELYVGGLATDYCVKQSALDGLEEGFKVTVLLDAVKGVDLTPGDSARAIDEVKRKGGKTATIDTIELPEKESAGEESSARRKKKAG from the coding sequence ATGGCAGGGAAAAGGGCGCTTCTCATAGCTGATTTGCAAAACGACTTCTGTCCTTCAGGTGCGCTTGCTGTATCTGAAGGCGATAAGATAGTGCCTGTGGTAAACGAGTATATCTCGCTTTTTCGCTCGGCTGGCCTTCCCGTATACCTCACACGCGACTGGCATCCGCCGGTTACGGTACACTTCAAGAAATATGGCGGGGTCTGGCCGCCTCATTGCGTTCAGGGCACAAAGGGAGCGGAGTTTCACCCGGACCTTGACGTTACCGGGTACAATGCCATCATAACAAAGGGCGACAATCCGGATGAGGACAGCTATTCCGCCTTTTCCGGCCATGATGACAGTGGAAGACGGCTCCTAGACGCGCTCAGGCGCGAAAATGTCACTGAGCTATATGTCGGAGGGCTTGCTACAGATTATTGCGTGAAGCAGAGCGCCCTTGACGGACTGGAAGAAGGGTTTAAGGTAACGGTTCTTCTTGATGCTGTAAAGGGTGTGGACCTTACGCCGGGCGACTCTGCCAGGGCTATAGATGAGGTAAAGAGAAAGGGTGGCAAAACGGCGACCATAGACACTATAGAGTTGCCGGAAAAAGAATCAGCCGGTGAGGAGAGCTCTGCAAGGAGAAAAAAGAAGGCTGGATAA
- a CDS encoding hydrolase: protein MRLVNTAETLVYIPSGKVRLEGALAIPQGAQGIALFAHGSGSSRHSPRNNFVAQVLRKAGLGTLLMDLLTRDEDMDYETRFDIGLLSERLDAATSWLADEDSTKGLRIGYFGASTGAAAALKSAASAGELIGAVVSRGGRPDLAMGALAGVKSPTLLIIGGKDDLVIDLNRLAYEKLKVDKEMVIVPGATHLFEEPGALEEVANLAARWFQKYLKPQRK, encoded by the coding sequence ATGAGGCTTGTGAATACCGCGGAAACACTTGTCTATATACCTTCAGGCAAGGTAAGGCTCGAAGGTGCGCTCGCTATTCCCCAGGGAGCGCAAGGGATAGCGCTATTCGCGCATGGCAGCGGGAGTTCCCGCCACAGCCCGAGGAACAACTTCGTGGCGCAGGTGCTCCGCAAGGCTGGCCTTGGGACCCTTTTGATGGACCTCCTCACCAGGGACGAGGACATGGACTACGAGACGAGGTTCGATATAGGGCTCCTCTCTGAAAGGCTTGACGCGGCAACCTCATGGCTTGCCGATGAGGACTCGACAAAGGGCTTGAGAATAGGCTACTTTGGCGCCTCTACCGGCGCGGCCGCCGCCCTTAAGTCGGCTGCTTCCGCGGGAGAGCTTATAGGGGCGGTAGTGTCAAGGGGAGGGCGTCCGGACCTCGCTATGGGGGCTCTTGCCGGGGTTAAATCGCCGACGCTTCTAATAATTGGCGGCAAGGACGACCTTGTGATAGACCTTAACAGGCTGGCTTACGAGAAGTTAAAGGTGGACAAGGAGATGGTCATAGTCCCTGGGGCGACGCACCTGTTCGAGGAGCCCGGGGCGCTTGAAGAGGTCGCCAACCTCGCCGCGAGGTGGTTCCAGAAATACCTCAAGCCCCAGCGTAAGTGA
- a CDS encoding phosphopyruvate hydratase codes for MTNIVDVIAREILDSRGNPTVEVEVTVDGGYKGRAAVPSGASTGKFEAIELRDGDKKRYLGKGVLKAVKNVNEKISKEILGLDAADQVLIDKTMIALDGTDNKKRLGANAILGVSMAIAKAAAAASMLPLYRYIGGANAKVLPVPMMNIINGGAHANNNLDIQEFMIVPAGFTSFSEALRAGVEVFHSLKGILKKKGLSTAVGDEGGFAPELKSSREAVEVILQAIESAGYKAGKEIALALDCASSELSKGGGYTLEGQELSTDEMVEYLEGLVKDFPIISIEDGLAEDDWKGWALLTKHLGSKVQLVGDDLFVTNVVRLSRGIDQGVANSILVKVNQIGTLTETLEAVDMAMRAGYTAVISHRSGETEDATIADISVATNAGQIKTGSASRTDRIAKYNQLLRIEEELGTTAVFPGMEAFKVKRKF; via the coding sequence ATGACCAATATAGTTGACGTAATCGCCAGGGAGATACTCGATTCCCGCGGGAACCCCACCGTAGAGGTAGAGGTAACCGTCGACGGCGGGTACAAGGGACGGGCCGCGGTCCCGTCAGGGGCCTCCACCGGCAAGTTCGAGGCCATAGAGCTCCGGGACGGGGACAAGAAAAGGTACCTGGGCAAGGGCGTCCTTAAGGCCGTAAAGAACGTAAACGAGAAGATATCCAAGGAGATACTCGGCCTTGACGCAGCCGACCAGGTACTCATCGACAAGACTATGATAGCCCTCGACGGCACCGATAACAAGAAAAGGCTCGGGGCCAACGCCATACTGGGCGTTTCAATGGCAATAGCCAAGGCGGCCGCCGCGGCTTCGATGCTGCCACTTTACAGGTACATAGGCGGGGCCAACGCGAAGGTGCTTCCGGTCCCCATGATGAACATCATCAACGGCGGCGCGCACGCCAACAACAACCTCGACATACAGGAGTTCATGATCGTTCCAGCCGGCTTCACCTCTTTCAGCGAAGCGCTCCGGGCCGGCGTAGAGGTATTCCACAGCCTCAAGGGCATACTCAAGAAAAAGGGCCTTTCCACAGCCGTTGGCGACGAGGGCGGCTTCGCCCCGGAGCTTAAGAGCAGCCGGGAGGCGGTCGAAGTCATCCTTCAAGCCATTGAGTCGGCCGGATACAAGGCCGGCAAGGAAATAGCGCTCGCCCTGGACTGCGCCTCAAGCGAGCTCTCCAAGGGGGGCGGCTATACCCTTGAGGGGCAGGAGCTTTCCACAGACGAGATGGTAGAGTACCTCGAAGGGCTCGTGAAAGACTTCCCCATAATATCAATAGAGGACGGATTGGCAGAGGACGACTGGAAAGGCTGGGCTCTCCTTACAAAGCATCTCGGCTCGAAGGTGCAGCTCGTCGGTGACGACCTCTTTGTCACAAACGTAGTCCGCCTGAGCCGCGGCATCGACCAGGGTGTCGCCAACTCCATCCTCGTAAAGGTGAACCAGATAGGCACCCTTACCGAGACGCTCGAAGCGGTAGATATGGCGATGAGGGCCGGGTATACGGCGGTCATCTCCCACCGGAGCGGCGAGACGGAGGATGCGACCATCGCCGATATAAGCGTAGCTACAAACGCCGGGCAGATAAAGACCGGCTCGGCCTCAAGGACAGACAGGATCGCCAAGTACAACCAGCTTCTGAGGATCGAAGAGGAGCTCGGCACTACGGCGGTATTCCCGGGGATGGAAGCCTTCAAGGTAAAAAGGAAGTTCTGA
- a CDS encoding mononuclear molybdenum enzyme YedY has protein sequence MFIKKKRPWEIPEAQATPESVYMGRRRFLREMGNYTAAGGFFLSGFGSSIFGIFEDKEKEGVIKVPSTPTSNLYPALRNKKYILDRPLTEELIAGRYNNFYEFSSGKSVWKHVDRMEVRPWTVEVAGLVEKPRVYDVDEIVRMMTLEERLYRLRCVEAWAMAVPWTGFPMKDFIKRMNPLSTAKYVKMQTFMRPEWASGQRVKFWQPWPYEEGLTMEEATNELAMLVTGIYGHELPRQHGAPIRLIVPWKYGYKSIKSIVRIEFTATRPATFWNTAIPHEYDFPANVNPNVPHPRWSQETEEIIGTNERRPTIIYNGYGDFVKGLY, from the coding sequence ATGTTCATCAAAAAGAAAAGACCATGGGAGATACCAGAGGCTCAAGCGACCCCAGAAAGCGTATACATGGGTAGAAGACGGTTCTTGAGGGAGATGGGGAACTATACGGCTGCCGGAGGCTTTTTTCTATCCGGCTTCGGCTCCAGCATATTCGGCATCTTCGAGGATAAGGAAAAAGAAGGGGTCATAAAGGTACCGTCCACGCCAACATCGAACCTCTATCCCGCGCTAAGGAATAAAAAATACATACTCGACAGGCCGCTTACGGAGGAGCTTATCGCTGGCCGGTACAATAACTTCTATGAGTTCTCATCAGGCAAGAGCGTCTGGAAGCACGTGGACAGGATGGAGGTAAGGCCATGGACCGTCGAGGTAGCGGGGCTTGTAGAAAAGCCCAGGGTCTATGACGTTGACGAGATAGTGCGAATGATGACGCTTGAGGAGAGGCTTTACAGGCTCCGCTGTGTAGAGGCATGGGCGATGGCTGTGCCATGGACCGGCTTTCCGATGAAGGATTTCATCAAAAGAATGAACCCGCTCTCAACGGCCAAGTACGTAAAGATGCAAACCTTCATGAGGCCCGAGTGGGCTTCGGGGCAGCGGGTAAAGTTCTGGCAGCCATGGCCCTATGAAGAGGGGCTTACGATGGAGGAGGCCACAAACGAGCTTGCCATGCTCGTAACAGGCATCTACGGGCACGAGCTTCCAAGGCAGCACGGCGCGCCCATCCGTCTCATAGTGCCATGGAAGTACGGCTACAAGAGCATAAAGTCGATCGTGAGGATAGAGTTCACCGCGACAAGGCCGGCTACCTTCTGGAATACCGCCATCCCGCATGAGTATGACTTCCCCGCCAACGTAAACCCGAATGTCCCTCACCCGAGGTGGTCGCAGGAGACAGAAGAGATAATCGGCACCAACGAAAGGCGGCCTACGATCATCTATAACGGATACGGGGATTTTGTGAAGGGTCTATACTGA
- a CDS encoding 1,4-alpha-glucan branching enzyme: MNGVISPSANLVVHDGSHITDHDIYFLKEGNHYRLYNKLGAHLTEINGVKGVHFAVWAPNAEGVSVLGDFNGWNTETHQLKVRDDWSGVWEGFIPGLGHSTLYKYYIKSRYNGYRVQKGDPFAYHWECPPKTASVVWDLSYQWNDQEWMRTRREHNSLDKAVSIYEVHLGSWRKVPEEGDRSLGYREIAPYLASYVKEMGFTHVELLPIMEHPFYGSWGYQTLGYFAPTGRFGTPQDFMYLVDHLHQNGIGVILDWVPSHFPGDEYGLSYFDGTHLFEHSDARKGYHPDWGSYIFNYGRNEIRSFLISSAIFWLDKYHIDGIRVDAVASMLYLDYSRKEGEWLPNEFGGRENIEAIGFLKRLNEAIYHEFPDVQTFAEESTAWPMVSKPTWLGGLGFGMKWNMGWMHDTLKYFSKDPVYRKYYHNQLTFSIWYAFTENFMLPLSHDEVVHGKGSLIGKMPGDEWQRHANLRALYGYMFGHPGKKLLFMGSEFGQVREWSHDDSLEWHVLQYPYHAGVQRWVSDLNNLYRNEPSLHELDFSPEGYEWIDFHDWENSVISFIRKGHDPNDAMLVVCNLTPAYRTDYRIGVPEGGWWQEALNSDAEVYGGSGRGNAGGVFAEEVPSHKRHWSLNIALPPLSALFFKRSK, encoded by the coding sequence ATGAACGGTGTCATTTCGCCTTCCGCAAACCTGGTCGTGCACGACGGAAGCCACATTACGGACCACGACATATACTTCCTTAAGGAAGGTAACCACTATAGGCTCTACAACAAGCTTGGCGCCCACCTGACAGAGATAAACGGGGTCAAGGGGGTACACTTCGCGGTCTGGGCGCCAAATGCCGAAGGCGTCTCTGTCTTAGGGGACTTTAACGGCTGGAATACCGAGACGCACCAGTTAAAGGTCCGCGACGACTGGTCCGGGGTCTGGGAGGGCTTCATACCCGGGCTCGGCCACTCTACCCTTTATAAGTACTACATCAAATCCCGATACAACGGCTACCGCGTCCAGAAAGGCGATCCCTTCGCCTACCATTGGGAATGCCCGCCCAAGACCGCCTCTGTCGTGTGGGACTTGAGCTACCAGTGGAACGACCAGGAATGGATGAGGACGAGGCGCGAGCACAACTCTCTTGACAAGGCCGTCTCGATCTACGAGGTGCACCTCGGCTCATGGAGGAAGGTGCCTGAGGAAGGGGACAGGTCTCTAGGCTACCGCGAGATCGCCCCGTATCTGGCGAGCTACGTAAAGGAGATGGGCTTTACGCACGTCGAACTCCTGCCTATTATGGAGCACCCGTTCTACGGCTCCTGGGGCTACCAGACCCTCGGCTACTTCGCGCCCACCGGCAGGTTCGGCACCCCGCAGGATTTCATGTACCTCGTAGACCACCTCCACCAGAACGGCATCGGAGTAATCCTGGACTGGGTGCCATCCCACTTCCCCGGCGACGAGTATGGGCTATCGTACTTCGATGGGACACACCTGTTCGAGCACTCTGACGCGAGGAAGGGCTATCACCCTGACTGGGGGAGCTACATATTCAACTACGGGCGGAACGAGATAAGGTCCTTCCTCATAAGCTCCGCCATATTCTGGCTGGACAAGTACCACATTGACGGCATAAGGGTCGACGCCGTAGCCTCGATGCTCTATCTCGACTACTCGAGGAAAGAAGGGGAATGGCTCCCCAACGAGTTCGGCGGCAGGGAGAACATCGAGGCCATAGGCTTCTTGAAGAGGCTCAACGAGGCCATCTACCATGAGTTCCCTGACGTGCAGACCTTCGCCGAGGAATCGACCGCATGGCCGATGGTATCAAAGCCCACATGGCTCGGCGGATTGGGCTTCGGCATGAAGTGGAATATGGGCTGGATGCACGACACCCTCAAATACTTCTCAAAGGACCCTGTCTACAGGAAGTACTACCATAACCAGCTTACCTTCAGCATCTGGTACGCCTTCACGGAGAACTTCATGCTGCCGCTTTCGCATGACGAGGTCGTCCACGGCAAGGGCTCGCTTATTGGGAAGATGCCTGGCGATGAATGGCAGAGGCACGCCAATTTGCGGGCGCTCTACGGCTACATGTTCGGCCACCCCGGCAAGAAGCTCCTGTTCATGGGATCGGAGTTCGGGCAGGTAAGGGAATGGTCACATGACGACAGCCTCGAATGGCACGTCCTGCAGTACCCTTACCACGCAGGCGTACAGAGGTGGGTATCTGACCTGAACAACCTTTACAGGAACGAGCCATCACTGCATGAGCTGGACTTCTCCCCGGAAGGGTACGAGTGGATAGACTTCCACGACTGGGAGAACAGCGTCATAAGCTTCATAAGAAAAGGGCATGACCCGAATGACGCTATGCTCGTCGTCTGCAACCTGACCCCGGCCTACAGGACCGATTACAGGATAGGCGTCCCGGAAGGCGGCTGGTGGCAGGAGGCGTTAAACAGCGACGCTGAAGTTTACGGCGGTAGCGGCAGAGGTAACGCCGGCGGTGTTTTCGCCGAAGAGGTCCCATCTCACAAGAGGCACTGGTCTCTTAACATCGCGCTGCCGCCCCTTTCGGCATTGTTCTTCAAGAGGAGCAAGTAA
- a CDS encoding glutamate racemase, giving the protein MNNKPIGVFDSGIGGLTVLKEITGLLPAESTIYLGDTARVPYGSKSAETIERYSFEIAAFLMKRGIKMLVAACNTASAFAVPRLARELQIPVIGVIEPGAAAAVAATRAGRIGVIGTEGTIKSSAYCTAIKAASPGVSTFVKACPLFVPLVEEGWADDEVTLMVAGRYLAGLKESGIDTLVLGCTHYPLLKRTIASVMGSSVTLIDSAASAAAEVKKTLEAAGLLNGGKGSASHKFFVTDSPERFMTVGRRFFGDKLDEAELAVLTES; this is encoded by the coding sequence ATGAACAACAAACCAATAGGGGTATTTGACTCCGGGATCGGCGGGCTCACAGTCCTTAAAGAGATAACGGGGCTCCTGCCTGCCGAAAGCACTATATATCTCGGGGACACGGCGAGGGTCCCATACGGCAGCAAGTCTGCCGAGACCATAGAACGCTACTCGTTCGAGATAGCCGCCTTCCTCATGAAGCGCGGCATAAAGATGCTCGTTGCCGCCTGCAATACGGCATCGGCCTTTGCCGTGCCCAGGCTGGCGCGCGAGCTTCAAATACCCGTTATCGGCGTCATCGAGCCTGGGGCTGCCGCGGCTGTTGCCGCCACACGCGCCGGGAGGATCGGCGTAATAGGCACTGAAGGGACTATAAAGAGCAGCGCCTATTGCACGGCGATAAAGGCGGCAAGCCCGGGGGTTTCTACCTTTGTAAAGGCCTGCCCCCTTTTCGTGCCGCTCGTTGAAGAGGGCTGGGCTGACGACGAGGTGACATTGATGGTCGCGGGCCGTTACCTTGCCGGGCTCAAGGAGTCCGGCATTGACACCCTTGTCCTCGGGTGCACCCATTACCCGCTCCTCAAGAGGACTATCGCCTCTGTCATGGGCTCATCCGTTACCCTCATCGACTCGGCCGCTTCGGCCGCCGCCGAGGTAAAAAAGACCCTTGAGGCCGCCGGGCTCCTGAACGGCGGCAAAGGCTCAGCTTCACACAAATTTTTCGTAACAGACTCTCCGGAGCGTTTCATGACAGTCGGAAGGAGGTTTTTCGGCGACAAGCTCGACGAAGCGGAGCTTGCTGTTCTTACCGAAAGCTGA
- a CDS encoding 5'/3'-nucleotidase SurE, with protein sequence MTENNKKLILVSNDDGIRSEGILKLATALRRVGIVYVVAPDREKSATSHSLTLHRPLRVEEAGPRMYAVDGTPTDCVTLAVNGILPGRPDLVVSGINKGGNMGEDVSYSGTVSAAMEGTLLGVPSIAVSLAAKADFNFAPAASFAARLSRFILKRGMPKDTLLNVNIPAHAPKGYRITTQGKRFFSDAVVEKVDPRGKKYYWIGGDLERWEGGADADFRAVQDGYISITPIHLDMTNYSSLSELRSWKIR encoded by the coding sequence ATGACAGAGAATAATAAGAAACTGATACTCGTCTCAAACGACGACGGCATAAGGTCTGAGGGGATACTCAAGCTCGCTACGGCTCTGAGGAGAGTCGGTATTGTGTACGTCGTCGCGCCCGACAGGGAAAAGAGCGCGACGAGCCATTCCCTTACGCTCCACAGGCCGCTCAGGGTAGAGGAGGCCGGGCCCAGGATGTACGCCGTTGACGGGACCCCGACCGACTGCGTGACGCTTGCCGTGAACGGCATCTTGCCCGGGAGGCCTGACCTTGTCGTCTCGGGCATAAACAAGGGCGGCAACATGGGAGAGGACGTATCGTATTCAGGCACCGTATCCGCCGCCATGGAGGGCACGCTCCTCGGGGTGCCTTCCATCGCCGTATCCCTGGCGGCAAAGGCGGATTTCAACTTTGCCCCGGCGGCCTCATTCGCGGCTCGCCTGTCGCGGTTCATACTCAAGCGCGGCATGCCCAAGGACACCCTCCTTAACGTAAACATCCCGGCGCACGCGCCCAAAGGCTACAGGATAACGACGCAGGGCAAGAGGTTCTTCAGCGACGCCGTCGTAGAGAAGGTCGACCCGCGCGGCAAAAAATACTACTGGATAGGCGGCGACCTGGAAAGGTGGGAAGGCGGAGCCGACGCGGACTTCAGGGCGGTGCAGGACGGCTATATCTCCATTACCCCCATACACCTGGATATGACAAATTACAGCTCTCTTTCCGAGCTAAGGAGCTGGAAGATAAGATGA
- a CDS encoding protein-L-isoaspartate O-methyltransferase — translation MRQFTPPAAIRVKRDIYERSRQHMLDTQLIPRGITRAEVLHAMLSVPRHIFVDGALHSQAYTDYPLPIGEKQTISQPYMVAFMAESLGLTGRERVLEIGTGSGYQAAVLSMLAEKVYSVERISKIADKARKTLDSLLCRNVIIRVADGTLGWPDEAPFDAIIVAAGSPQVPPALIEQMRPGGRLVIPVGEEESQKLLRITKTAHGASTEVLGGCKFVKLIGKDGWGNDKPRP, via the coding sequence ATGAGGCAGTTCACTCCTCCGGCGGCGATAAGGGTCAAAAGGGACATATACGAGCGCTCAAGGCAGCACATGCTCGACACCCAGCTTATCCCTCGCGGCATAACGAGGGCCGAGGTGCTCCATGCGATGCTCAGCGTGCCTAGGCACATCTTCGTCGACGGCGCGCTCCATTCCCAGGCCTATACCGATTACCCTTTGCCCATAGGCGAGAAACAGACGATATCCCAGCCCTACATGGTCGCCTTCATGGCCGAGTCCCTCGGCCTCACCGGCAGGGAGAGGGTGCTTGAGATCGGCACAGGCTCAGGGTACCAGGCTGCCGTCCTCTCGATGCTGGCGGAGAAGGTCTACTCCGTAGAGAGGATATCCAAGATAGCGGACAAGGCCCGCAAAACGCTCGACAGCCTCCTTTGCCGCAACGTCATCATACGCGTGGCCGACGGGACGCTCGGGTGGCCTGACGAGGCCCCGTTTGACGCCATAATTGTGGCGGCCGGCTCTCCTCAGGTGCCGCCCGCTTTGATCGAGCAGATGAGGCCTGGCGGAAGGCTTGTTATACCCGTGGGCGAGGAAGAGTCTCAGAAGCTCCTGAGGATCACTAAAACGGCGCACGGGGCCTCTACAGAGGTTCTTGGCGGCTGCAAGTTCGTAAAGCTCATAGGTAAAGATGGCTGGGGCAACGATAAGCCCCGCCCCTGA
- a CDS encoding aspartate ammonia-lyase: MPVHKGFRLERDSLGEKEVPAAAYYGIQTLRAFENFRVSALTAKPAFIKATAMVKLAACNANASLGLLDKKRGSAIARAASEIIDGSLHDQFIVDVFQAGAGTSHNMNANEVIANRAIELLGGRKGSYSVVHPNDHVNMSQSTNDTMPTALRIAALSSSVGLISALKGLASALKAKSREFSSVIKSGRTHLQDAVPMTLGQEFGSWAAAVGSSTDRIKRASEGLKRTSLGSTAIGTGINTHPLYREKALEALKKASGIKDLRRPEDPFEALNSSTDFSSFSGALRDAALDLIRIANDIRLLSSGPMTGLAEISLPPVQPGSSIMPGKVNPVMAEMLDMVSFQVIGADATVALAAQAGQLELNVMLPVINYNLLHSIEILTNAVTAFTDRCVTGIRADATRCERNFESSEGLATVLNSFIGYEKAAEVAKESLRTGKTIKEIVTGRGILTEAEWNRLLDPAQITRPLDLKKFKKQRRPGR, encoded by the coding sequence ATGCCCGTTCACAAAGGCTTCAGGCTTGAGAGGGACTCCCTTGGCGAAAAAGAAGTCCCTGCCGCCGCCTACTACGGCATTCAGACGCTCCGCGCCTTTGAAAACTTCCGGGTAAGCGCTCTTACCGCAAAGCCCGCCTTTATAAAAGCGACCGCCATGGTTAAGCTCGCGGCCTGCAACGCCAATGCAAGCCTCGGCCTACTCGACAAAAAACGGGGCAGCGCGATAGCAAGGGCCGCTAGCGAGATAATCGACGGCTCTCTCCACGACCAGTTCATCGTCGACGTCTTCCAGGCCGGTGCCGGCACCTCTCATAACATGAACGCCAACGAGGTCATAGCCAACAGGGCTATAGAGCTTCTTGGCGGGCGCAAGGGCAGCTACAGCGTCGTCCACCCCAACGACCACGTGAACATGAGCCAGTCGACCAACGACACCATGCCGACCGCCCTGCGGATAGCCGCCCTCTCATCATCGGTTGGGCTGATTTCGGCCTTGAAAGGGCTTGCCTCAGCGCTCAAGGCAAAGTCCAGGGAGTTCTCAAGCGTAATAAAATCAGGGCGGACGCACCTGCAGGACGCCGTTCCGATGACGCTGGGGCAGGAGTTCGGCTCATGGGCCGCGGCTGTAGGTAGCTCAACAGACCGGATAAAGAGGGCAAGCGAAGGGCTAAAGAGGACCAGCCTCGGCTCTACCGCCATTGGGACCGGCATCAACACGCACCCTCTTTATCGGGAAAAGGCCCTTGAGGCCCTTAAAAAAGCGAGCGGCATAAAAGACCTCAGACGCCCCGAAGACCCTTTCGAGGCTTTAAACAGCTCTACAGACTTCTCATCCTTTTCAGGGGCGTTGAGGGACGCAGCCCTCGACCTGATAAGGATAGCCAATGACATACGCCTGCTATCTTCAGGCCCAATGACCGGTTTGGCCGAGATATCCCTTCCTCCTGTCCAGCCCGGCTCATCCATAATGCCGGGCAAGGTGAACCCGGTTATGGCAGAGATGCTTGACATGGTCTCTTTTCAGGTGATCGGGGCCGACGCCACCGTAGCCCTTGCCGCGCAGGCGGGGCAGCTTGAGCTTAACGTCATGCTCCCGGTAATAAACTATAATCTCCTCCATTCGATAGAGATACTCACGAACGCGGTCACTGCCTTTACCGACAGATGCGTAACAGGGATAAGGGCAGACGCGACAAGGTGCGAACGGAACTTCGAGAGCTCAGAGGGGCTCGCTACCGTATTGAATAGCTTCATAGGCTACGAGAAGGCCGCCGAGGTCGCGAAGGAATCGCTCCGCACAGGCAAGACCATCAAGGAGATAGTCACAGGCAGGGGTATTTTGACAGAGGCCGAATGGAATAGACTTCTCGACCCTGCTCAGATAACCAGACCTCTTGACCTTAAAAAATTTAAAAAACAGCGAAGACCCGGGCGTTAA
- a CDS encoding NAD(P)(+) transhydrogenase: MEDFMRRYDVLVVGSGPGGQKAALQAAKLGKKVVIVEKSPFLGGAGIHTGTLPSKTLRETALVFAGFKQRAIFGLQLILNRDITLSELLHRKSEVIRHQMEVIIDQFSRNRVEIAYGAASFLDEHTMLLQSGVNNPEEFYADFIVLAPGSRPSRPDDVPFDSGHIYDSDTILELDRIPSTMTVVGGGVIGCEYACIFAALGVQVCLVEKKARLLNFADEEIVTNLMYWMRHSGVTMRLNEEVTNISVDAGGRVLTRLKSGKIAVSEKLLYTMGRMGNSDTLDLGAVGLKADARGLVSVNDNFQTAIPHVYAIGDVIGFPSLASTSMEQGRRAVCHAFQKEGITCELPGLLPYGIYTIPEISMVGETEESLTLKGIPYEVGCAYFHEVARGQIIGDIHGMLKLIFDRNTRRLLGVHIVGEKASELIHIGQAVMSYGGPVDYFKDAVFNYPTLSDAYKDAALNGLNKL, translated from the coding sequence ATAGAGGACTTTATGAGAAGATACGATGTGCTTGTGGTCGGCTCAGGCCCAGGCGGGCAGAAGGCCGCCCTTCAGGCGGCAAAGCTCGGCAAGAAGGTGGTCATAGTCGAGAAGAGCCCCTTTCTTGGAGGGGCCGGCATACACACGGGCACCCTGCCGAGCAAAACGCTCCGTGAGACCGCGCTGGTCTTCGCAGGGTTCAAGCAGAGGGCTATATTCGGCCTTCAGCTCATATTGAACAGGGATATTACGCTTAGCGAGCTGCTTCACCGCAAATCAGAGGTCATACGCCATCAGATGGAGGTGATCATAGACCAGTTCAGCCGGAACCGGGTGGAAATAGCCTACGGCGCGGCCTCTTTCCTGGATGAACACACGATGCTTTTGCAAAGCGGCGTGAATAACCCGGAAGAGTTCTACGCCGATTTCATTGTGCTCGCCCCCGGCTCAAGGCCCTCGCGCCCCGATGACGTGCCTTTCGATTCAGGCCATATATACGACAGCGACACCATACTCGAACTCGACAGGATCCCTTCCACCATGACCGTCGTGGGTGGAGGCGTCATCGGCTGCGAGTACGCCTGCATATTCGCGGCCCTCGGGGTTCAGGTGTGCCTGGTGGAGAAGAAGGCGAGGCTCCTTAACTTCGCAGACGAGGAGATCGTCACCAACCTCATGTACTGGATGAGGCACTCCGGGGTCACCATGAGGCTCAATGAGGAGGTCACGAATATTTCGGTTGACGCGGGCGGCAGGGTCTTGACGCGGCTTAAAAGCGGCAAGATAGCCGTATCTGAGAAGCTTCTTTATACCATGGGGCGCATGGGAAACTCGGATACCCTGGACCTCGGGGCCGTAGGCTTGAAGGCGGACGCAAGGGGGCTTGTCTCCGTGAATGACAACTTCCAGACCGCCATACCGCATGTCTACGCCATCGGCGACGTCATCGGCTTCCCGTCCCTTGCCTCGACCTCGATGGAGCAGGGCAGGCGCGCGGTATGCCACGCCTTCCAGAAGGAAGGCATCACATGCGAGCTTCCGGGGCTACTCCCTTACGGCATCTATACCATCCCGGAGATATCGATGGTGGGGGAGACGGAGGAGAGCCTTACGCTCAAGGGCATTCCTTATGAGGTCGGCTGCGCCTACTTCCACGAGGTGGCGCGCGGCCAGATAATAGGGGACATCCACGGCATGCTCAAGCTCATATTCGACAGAAATACGAGGCGCCTCCTGGGAGTCCATATAGTCGGCGAGAAGGCGAGCGAACTGATCCACATCGGGCAGGCTGTCATGAGCTACGGCGGGCCTGTCGATTATTTCAAGGATGCCGTCTTCAATTACCCGACCCTGTCAGATGCCTATAAAGACGCCGCCCTGAACGGCCTCAACAAGCTCTGA